A genome region from Aggregicoccus sp. 17bor-14 includes the following:
- the proC gene encoding pyrroline-5-carboxylate reductase, with amino-acid sequence MLDGNWKLAILGCGTLGEAILKGLFRAGRVTPAQVTVTARRPEVAEALRRRHEVSATTDNLQAARGADVVLVALKPQQLAAVLGTEPMREALAGKLVVSVAAGVRLEQLRGWLPQSALIRAMPNTPALIGEGMTVIARDTGVTDAHAEVAMEIFRAVGRCLELEDKHMDAVTSLNSSGPAFAYVILEALADGGVMMGLRRDIAIQIAAQMFQGSARMVLEAGLHPAALRDQVTTPAGCTIAGLLTMEDGRIRSVLARTIEECTRVAGRLGQK; translated from the coding sequence ATGCTCGACGGGAACTGGAAGCTTGCGATCCTGGGCTGCGGCACGCTCGGGGAGGCCATCCTCAAGGGGTTGTTTCGCGCAGGGAGGGTGACGCCCGCGCAGGTGACGGTGACGGCGCGCCGGCCCGAGGTGGCGGAGGCGCTGCGCAGGCGCCACGAGGTCTCGGCCACCACGGACAACCTGCAGGCCGCGCGCGGCGCGGACGTGGTGCTGGTGGCGCTCAAGCCGCAGCAGCTCGCGGCGGTGCTGGGCACCGAGCCGATGCGCGAGGCGCTCGCGGGAAAGCTCGTCGTCAGCGTGGCGGCGGGCGTACGGCTCGAGCAGCTGCGCGGCTGGCTGCCGCAGAGCGCGCTCATCCGCGCCATGCCCAACACGCCGGCGCTCATCGGCGAGGGGATGACGGTCATCGCGCGCGACACGGGCGTCACCGACGCGCACGCGGAGGTGGCGATGGAGATCTTCCGCGCGGTGGGCCGCTGCCTCGAGCTCGAGGACAAGCACATGGACGCGGTGACCAGCCTCAACTCGAGCGGCCCCGCGTTCGCCTACGTCATCCTCGAGGCGCTCGCGGACGGTGGGGTGATGATGGGGCTGCGCCGTGACATCGCCATCCAGATCGCCGCGCAGATGTTCCAGGGCTCGGCGCGCATGGTGCTCGAGGCCGGGCTGCACCCGGCCGCCCTGCGCGACCAGGTGACCACGCCGGCCGGCTGCACCATCGCGGGGCTGCTCACCATGGAGGACGGGCGCATCCGCTCGGTGCTCGCGCGAACCATC